Within Candidatus Methanomethylicota archaeon, the genomic segment GCAGATGTAGGTATGGGAATAAAAACAGTTGCAATACAATACGACTTAGACTTCATACCATTAAAAGATGAAGAATACGATTTCATAATAAGTAAGAGGAGTTTGGGTAAAAGGGTTATAAAGGAATTCATAAACATATTGAAGAGTGAAGAATTTAAGAGTTTATTAAAATCAATGGGTATGGAGGCTCAGGAAAATATTGGCGAAGTGATCTGGGAGGGATGATTTGAAATGAGGATTATAGCCATAACGGATGTTCATGGAAGGTTAAACCAAGCATTAAAGATGGCTGAAACTGTTAAGAGGGAGGGGGTAAAAGCAATACTCTTAGCTGGAGACCTTTCAAGATATAAGTCCATTGAAGAAGCATATGAAATCCTAAAAGCATTAACCAGCGTTGGGGTAAAGGTATTCTATGTACCTGGAAACATGGATGACCCAAAAATATGTGAAGAAGTGAATGTTGAAAATGCTATTTGCATACATGAAAGGACTGTGGAATTTGAGGGATATGTAATTGCAGGTATGGGAGGAGCCTTAAAAGGCCCATTCAACACACCATTCGAATTAAGCGAAGAACAAATCCTTGAAATACTGAAGAAAGTAATGGATAAAATTGAAAGTGGAAAGAGAGCTATACTAGTAACACATAATCCACCATACAACACTAAAGTTGATGAATTAGGTTTTAGAGAGCATGTGGGTAGTAGGAGTTTGAGGATGATCATTGAGAAATATAAACCAATACTGAATGTATGTGGACATATACATGAAGCTAGAGGTATGGATAACGTTTATGGGACAATAGTGGTGAATCCAGGACCATTAATGCATGGCTACTATTCAATAATCGACATTGGGGAAGAGGTTAAAGTAAACTTGATGAAAATGCCCTAAAAGACTTCATGTGAGAATATGTCTGCATAGCTTTCCCTCCTCCTAACCAATTTAACCTCCCCATCACAATACATGACAATTGCAGGTTTAGGTCTACTATTATAATTGCTTGACATGGAAAATCCATATGCACCAACATTCATGATAGCCAATAAATCCCCCTGCCTAACCCTATTAAGTTTAACATCAAATCCGAATACATCGGAACTCTCACATATAGGTCCACCAACATTGTAAACTTCAACATCCTCATTGGATGATAAATTGTATATTGGATGGTGAGCACCATACAGTGCTGGTCTAATTAGATCATTCATGCCAGCATCCACCAAAACCCATTTGACACCATAATTCTCCTTAACATAATTAACTCTAGTTAGGAGTATGCCAGCATTTCCAACTATGAATCTTCCAGGCTCAATTATCAGTAGTGGTTGTGATGTGAAAATTTCCCTAGAGGCATTCTTCAACCTTTCAATGACCTTACAGTAATCATTCAATGGGAATGTTGGGTCTTCAATTGAGTATGGTACTCCGAATCCTCCACCTAAATCTATAATCTCCAATTCCAATCCAAGACTTCTCTTAAGCTCAGCACAAAATGATAATATTTTATCCACAGCTATACTGTATGGTTGAATGTCAGTTATCTGGGAACCTATATGCACATGTATACCAGCAACATGAATATGGCTTAATTTCAAAGCCAAATTGTAAGCTTTAAATGCATTCTCAACACTTAAACCAAACTTATGAATCCTAGCACCAGTACTAATATGACCATGAGTCTTTGTGGGTATATCAAAATTAACCCTAACACCCACAGAAACCTTAATGTTAAAGTCTCCTGCAAACTTATCTATCCAATACAATTCATCCATATTCTCAATATTTATGAGCAACACACCTTCAAAAACCGCATAAGAGAGTTCACCTGGAGATTTAGATACACCATCAAACACAACTCTATCCATTGGAACCCCAGCAAGTTTAGCAGCATAAAGCTCACCCCCAGATACAACCTCAGCTCCAGCTCCAAGGGAATTTAAAAGTTTCAGTAAAGCTATACAAGTGTTCGCCTTATATGCGTAGCATATTAGAAATTTATCGTAAACTCCACCTATGGCATTCCTCAAAATCTCATAATTATGCTTAACAACATCACCATCAATGAAATATAATGGCGTACCATACTTCTCAGCCAGATAGTTTAAATCAACCCCTCTACCTTTCAGCTTTCCAATATAGTCTAAGAATATATCGCTTTTAACATTCATTTAGCAGTTACCTCACAAGAGTTGAAGCTAAATATATCATTGAGCGTAAAGCTTTAAAGCACTTCAAATAATCATCTGAAATATATTCAACGGTTAATGCATCTACCCTCCTCACATCCGGAATCATGGTTGCCAATTCAGCCATAGCTGAATTCATGAATGTTAAATTGAGCTTTATGGGTGGATTGAATGTGAATGGGGAGAATGAATCAATATTCTCCAGTGCACGCTTAGCAGTAGACTTTATCAACTCACGCGCCTCAGAGGGGTGAAGGCAGAGTGCAGAATACCTTCCCAAAGCCTCCTTAACCTTAACTGTGAATACATTTCCAAGAAGCTTTTTAGCTTCATCAGTAACTGCAGAATCTCCAGTAACTAGAACCACTGGAACCTTATAATATCCAGCTATACCAGCATTAATTCCAACTTCACCAACACTTAAACCATTAATTGAAACATCACGAACCACCGAACCAGATATCGTATGATCCATAATAGCATTTATACTACCGAACTTGGCATGATAACCTATGAAGAATACTGCATCAAAAGTTTCATCTATGCCAGCCATCATCGATAAGATCTTTGGGGAACCAGTTATCAATTTAGCTTTTGGATGCAATTCTTCAATTATTATATTTCTCATGGAGCCATGGGAATCATTAACCACGATCTCCTTAGCTCCACCTTGAATAGCACCCTCCACAGCAGCATTAACCTCCATGGTCATCAATCTACATGCACGTTCATAATCCCTACCACCAGGATTTGTCTGATCACTATGTACAACTCCACATACTCCTTCAAGATCTGCGGAAATAAATACCTTAAATCCCATAAACACTTCACAAATAAATTTATAGTAAATGATACCTTTAAAAGAGTAATTGTTTGAAGGTAAACAAAAGGTTCCTTACATAAGTTTTTCAAGTCAGTAACTAATCCAACACATTTTATAAATAAACCAAGTGAATAAAAAGTTTGAAATAGAATAAAGTTAAATAAAAGGGTTTGTATGTAGTGCTTACCATTCAAATAGTTCGACGTTGGCTCTTGGAACTATGACTCTTCTACCGTCTTGTAGCTCTATTTCAACAACTCTCACTGGAGATTCTGTTTCGACTAGTTGTAGTTCGATTGGTAGGTTTACTACTTTAGCTAGCTCTCCAAAGTATGGGGCTCTGATAACTCTAACTTTAGTTCCAGGTTGCATGCCTCCAACGTAAATTTCGGATTCTAATGGTAGTGATAGGGGGTCAACGTCATCTCTTGGGATGACTATTTCAGGTCTAATTACGCCTGCTCTGATTTGTGTTGCACCATCGAAGCATGCAAGTTTACCTTCATTAGCTTTAAATAGGTTGAATGTTCTTGAAGCCATTGGAATTCTGCCAAACCCTTCAGTTATTATTAGAGTCATGGATATATCTTCTCTACCAGTAATTGCAACTCCAATTTCGTATCCGAGGAAGTCTCTTATATCTTTGAAGTCTACGCCACCCACAACTATTCCAGCAGCCCCAATTTCCATAGCCTTTTTGAGGACCTCAGCTGATGCATACGACCCACCAACAACAAGTTTACCCTTCCATTTTGGTGAAATCATATCCATAGTTAACTCATCCTTTGGAGAATCAACGGCTACGAGTATTTCACCATGCCTCTCGCCTCCAATGCCAAATATCCCCTCAATGAATGTGGATGCACAATCTATCACTACACCCTCATTTGGAATTATTTCCGTTACTATTCCAGGTATGTATGCATCAAGCTCCACTGGTATTGGAGGCTCCCTAACAATTATTTGCCCAGTAACTTCAGATATATGCTCAATGTAACCATCAACTGGCGATTTAACTTCAGACTTCAATAATCCAAAGAATGCTTTGTAACTTGCAATAACCTCACCTTTCTTAACTGGTTCACCAACCTTCTTCTTAACATATAATGGTAATTCTTCAGGTTCAACACCTAGAATTGCTGCAGCACTAATTATCTGTATGTCGCCTGGCAGTTTAGTTCTTGCAACAATATCGGAATAGTTTACTTTGTCACCCTTATTTACGAGGACTTCCCCTGGAATTGGTAGCCTCCTAGTCTTTCTAAATCTGAATAGTTCAGATATTCTTAAGCCCGGAGTATATGCATGTGCAGATTGGGAAGATCTCTTAGAAGACATTCATATTCACCCCCCTAAATCTTCTCCTTACTCATAATGGTTTCTGGATAAGCATTCAATGCCTTAAACCACCTCAACAATGCCTCTCTACGCTGGCGGAAGTCTTCTGGAAGCTTCAATGGTCTACCTCTGGCATCTATAACTATACCAGCAGCTCCACCCCAAACAGTTGCCTCCCTCCTCTTCCCAGGACCCATACCAACATCGAAATCACCTGTTGGCTCAATAATAACAGTTGCAGTTTCATCATCACGTAGAGGTATCCTATCAATATCACCATAATTGACAACCTTCTCCACAGTTCTACCATCAGGCATATGGGCAGTAACCTTCACTGCAGGTCCAGGAGACTTGGCATGACCATCAAGAGCTATAACTGTCCCAAGCTTCACGATACAATCCCTCTCAAATATTTCCATGGCAGCCTTCGGATGTACAGTTGATAAGACGCCGAGATGTGGCATCATGAATATGCTATCACACATAAGCCTTGTAACACCCTTTGGCTGGAATGCATCTATCAATATGAGTGCAGCTTGTTGTCTACGTGGAGTATGGGATAATAGGCCTCCAGTTCCACCAATCAACTGGATATTCATCATGTTTATGTATGTTTCAGTCTCCATGGATTGCTCAAATATATCTGCAATAGTCCTCCTCCTCTGAACACCCCTCAAACCCCTAGCCAACAACTTATGATGCTCAAATCCAAGCCTAATGGCTTCCCTTGCAACTGCATGCTCCACAAGCAGATCATCCAATGTTTGAGGTAAAGTGGTTGGTCTAATCATTTTATTTGCCAACCTATTCCTAACCTCCCTCTCATCCATCTCAAATGGTAACCACCTCATTATATTAGTTACACCAGCCTCCTTCAAAACATTGGTGATACTATAACTCATACCCAAATTCGCACTAACAGTTCTAACGAACTTCCCCTCATAAACGGAGTAAACGTTTGTTGTAGCTCCACCCAAACCTACACCCAAAACGTTAATATTCCACATCTTTGCAATAGTTCTAAACATCATACCCTCACCGGCAGGCGTTGGCATGACTGGAACCATAACCCACTCAGTTAATTTATGATATCCAGGGGCATGAGCCATAACATGCTCCATGAACAATCTATGTATGGCATCCCTAGCAGGCTCCACAACCTCAACTTCCAGTACAGGTCTCAAATTATCCACAATGGTTAAATCAAATGTTTCGCCAAGAGTCTTCTTTATATGTTCCCTAGCATCCTTATTTCCAGCATAAACTATTGGAAGCTTGTAGCCTAATCCAAATCTTGGTTTTGGTTCAGCTGCCTTTATAAGCTCAGCCATCTCCACAACATGCTTTATAGTTCCACCATCAGTTCCACCAGCTAGTAGTATCATGTCAGGTCTTAGGAAACGCATCCTCTCAATCTTCTTATGTGGAGGTCTACCATCATCTATTGCCATAACATCCATAACTATTGCACCAGCACCAAGGGCAGCCCTCTCAGCGCTCTCAGCAGTCATGGTCTTAACGACACCTGCAACCATCATCTGCAATCCACCACCAGCACTACTCGTCGATACGTATAGATCTACACCCACATTATTCCCTTGATATGGGATTATGAGACCAGAACCATCTGGTTTTAGTAGTTTATGTCCAGTTAATTCTTCAACTTCAGTTATGGCATTCCTCAACCCCATGGTTACATCTTCAAATGGCTTCTCAACAGTGGTTGGAGCTTCACCAGCACATATAAACCTCCAAACTCCATCCACCTTCTTAAACAATCTAGCCTTCGTCGTGGTGCTACCAACATCAGTTGCTAAGGCAACTTGCATTTTCTCAACATCAAATTTCATAACTTTTACACTCATCACATACACCTAAGAAATTACTGTAAACATCATTATAGCTTAGTGTAATTTAAACTTTATTATTATTTTGATTGTCTACAGATGGTTATTTGAAGTGGGATTGGCAGCATCTCCACTCCCCCCAGATTGCTTGGATTCCACGGTCTCTTCCTTAACCCTCTCCCCTCCTGAGAAGCTTAGCTTAATGTAAGTGTTTTGAGCACACTCATTAATATTTGATTTCAACAATATTATTCTTATAGCCCAAACCACCGCTACCCCAACACTCAATATTATTAGGTTAAATTCAATTAGTGGTAGGATCACTATCAATATGAATAGTAATACTGAGATATTAAGCCTATAACCAAACCTAACGAAATCACCTTCATCTATAACGTATATCTTCGCTTCACCGAATATATCGCTATATATTAAGTCAAACCCCCTCTCCCTAGAAACTTTAGTTGTAAGCCCCCTACGCCTCATCTCCTCAGCAAACCCCTTAATGAAATCACTCCTCAAACCACCAATTTCGGGGAAAAGCCTCTCACTAACAGACACACTAACAGACATTCTGATCAAACATAGTTTATTATTGAAAGTATATTAACGTTTACTGTTGTTGTGAAGGCTTAAACTCAATGTTCAAACCATTCCTCAAAGCATCACTCAAAATCTTGCCAACATCACTGGAAATGTTAAATACTATTCTAGCACGCTTATCACACTTATACGAACCCACATATCTACCATCAACATAAACATCCATATTACATTTAGCATAATCTCTACCAAAATAGAATATTAGGCTACGTTTAGTCTCACGATAACTATAATCAACACTCCCAGAATGCATTGAAGATGAAACTCTTGGTTGAAGTTCAATTCTAACATTAAACCTCCTTTCAATACTACTTATCAAACTCCCATTCCTACCAACTATACGTGGAATAACATCCCTATCAACCTTAACAATCACAGAATTATCTGAGATAACATCCAATTCAGCATTGGGATCGAACCGCCTAATATACCTCAATAAATCATCAAACCTCCTCCCCAAACTCCTACCCCTAGCTTCCCCCCTAATTGGAACTATAACCGTTTCCTCACCAAATGCATATATCTCATATTCAACCTCACCACTCTCAAAATCCCTAACTTCAACCACAGGTCTAGCTAGATCCTCATCAGTCATACCATGAGGAACCTTAACAACCAAATCCAACTCATAAACCTTCCTGACAGATCCATCCTTAATGAATATCACAGTGTCAATGACTTGTGGTATAACACCATAATCTATCCTACCAATAAATCTATGTATGGCATCAACAGGTGAAGATGCATGAACCACACCAATCATCCCAACACCAGCAAGCCTCATATCCACGAAAACCTGGAAATCCTCAGTTTTCCTCAACTCATCAAAAACAGTGTAATCGGGTCTAACTAGCAATAGGATTTCAGCAGTCTTATAAAACTCCCCCTCCAAAGGGGCATACTGAGTTATTTCATCGTTAACCTGTAAATCCCTAGGAGACTCCATGGTCTTAACAATGGCATTCTTTGTGGAGCGATAGAATTCAGCTAGAGCTGAAGCAAATGTGGATTTACCAGCACCAGGGGGGCCGCATATGAGTATACCCTCAGCCCTCTCCGCAAGCCTCCTCTTCAACCTATCAGATAAAGCGTAATCTTCAAGGGAAACCTTAACTATGGGTCTCACGGCCGTTATCTCCAATCCATCTGAAAATGGAGGTCTAGCTATGGCAATCCTATAATCTCCAAGTTGCACCACCATTGCACCATGCCTAACAATTTCGATGAATGCATTGCCATTAGAGTGACATCTCCTAAGTATATCCCTAACTAGATGCTCAAGCTCAGCCCTCTCACAAACACGATCCCTAATTTTAACAAGCTCCCACCTCCCAGGTCTACCACGCTTAGCATATGGTGGAACCCCCTCCTTCAAATGAACACTCATGGTGTCATTGGTAAAGAAGTCTTCAATCTTCAGATTTGCATAATCAGACTCTAAACCAATAAACCTAACCTTAACACCCTCAGCTTCAGCCACAAGTGACTGAACATAATCCATTGTGTAAAGTGTGGCATCATACTTCTTAGCCACATCCCTAATCAAAGCATCAATCCTACCCATACCAGCCATCTTAATATCTTCAATGGATGCAATTTCACCAACAATATTGATGCTAATCCCCCTATCCCCAGCCATCCCCCTCAACTTAATAATCTCATCAAGCCCCCTGAAGCCACTCTCCCTACCATTCGAAGCTTGAGCTTGCAACTCATCTAAGACTACCCTCGGAATAATTATTTCAACATCCCTAATATCCTCTTCCAAAATAATCTTGGAAAGCCTACCCTCCACCAATACACTTGTATCTGGAACTATCCTATTCACCATAAACTCCACAATACCTTAGAGAGAAGAATGTATAAAGAAACTAATAAACTTAATTAAACCCTTGAAATACTTATCATCCTAATAACATCAGCAGTATCCTCACATTTATCAACGACAGCCTCAATATTCTCCACAGCCTCCTTAATCATTAACCATCTACTAATCTTCGGATAATTTTCACCCCAACTCAATATCATCATTATAAGTCCAACCCTATGATCATCAATCTTCTCCTCCAACCTCTCCACCTCCTCCGCAACATCAACAGCTTTACGTGGATCCATAACCAGAACCTCAAATGCATCCTTAAGTTTAGATGTTATTTGGAAGGATAAGTCTGCAAGCACCCTCAAGCCATCACCAATATCCTTTGGAAGAATAGCCCCCCTAGCCATACAAAACTTCCTACCAGCAGACTTAGCATTTGAAGCTATATCATCTGCAGTTAAAATTAAATGCATAATCTCCTCCTTATCAGCTGGATGGAATGGCCCCTTAGAAAGCTCATCCAAAATCTTCTCCTTAACATCATCAGCATCCCTCTCCCTCTGAAATATAATTTTGAATATACGATCAGCTTCATCGAAATTCCCATCACAAACAGTGTAAACGAGATCCCTCAAAGCCGAAATAGTCGATAAAATGCATTCAAAATGCACTTTAACAATATTTAAAACCTCCAACTCACGCTTCCTACCAAACCAAATAGCGGAATATGTTGGCTTGAGGTTCAATAAATCCACCACTCAAAAATAGAGGGATGAAACTATGATATAAAAGTTTCCCTCAATTAAATTTCAACGCATCAGCGTTAGTAAGGTTTTAAATAATTCATTGATAATAAAACTGAACACGTCCCATTGACTTGTGGAGGCTGAATTGCTTGCTCGACACTACAACCATACTACTAGCAATTGGACTAGCATTATCCTTCCTCCTCTCAATAAGCATGGGAGCTAACGATGCAGCAACACCGACAGACTGCGCAGTAGGCGCAAGAGTGGTTTCCATAAGGAGAGCCATAACCCTATTCGCAATATTCACATTCATAGGGGCTACGACGCAGGGATTCATGGTTATGAAGACTATAGGTAAGGGGGTTGTTAGCGAAATAGACATTGCTGGAGCGGTTTCAATATCAATAGCAACATCAATATGGGTTTTGTACTGCTCATATAGGGGGTTGGATGTTTCAGTAACCCACACCACAATTGGAAGTGTCATTGGATACGGTTTAGCAGCCTATGGATTATCGGGAGTAAATTATGATGTACTATGGAATGTTGTTATAAGCTGGATTACATCACCACTATCTGCAATAGCACTATCATATATACTATACAAGTTAACAGCAAAAATACTTACTGGAAAACCATGGACGTATAGACTTGAACAGGCAATCTCAGCAATCCTAATAATCTCATTATGCTTCTCAGCATACTCCTTCGGTGCAAATGATGTTGGAAATGCCACGGGAGCATATGTTACAGTAGCCATGAAGGTTGGTAGAATGCCAGACTACCACACAATGCTACTACTATCAATAATGGGGGCTATTGGAATAGCCATAGGGGGATTTGTTTGGGGTAAAAATGTGATTGAAACAGTTGCATTCAGGATAACTAGGATAGATGTGATTACGGGTGCAATAGCCGAATTCAGCAATGCACTAGTAGTATACCTATTCACAACAATACCATACATGATCTTTGGATATGGAATGCCAATATCAACATCCATAGCAAGCAATTCATCAATAATAGGGGTTGGATTAGCAAAAGATTATAAGGCAGTAAACTATAGAACTGTATTCAAGCTCGTCGCTGGATGGATATCAACAATCCCAATGGCAGCAATGATCAGTGCAATTATATATATGGCGTTAAAAATGATGGTGGGGGTTCCGACAATATGAGGAAAATAGTGATCATGGGTCCACCTGGATCAGGTAAGGGGACTCAAGCAAAAATAATATCGGAGAAATATGGGCTACCACATATATCCATTGGAGACATATTGAGGGAAAACATCATGAAAAGGACTGAGCTTGGAGCCTTAGTTAAGCAGTACATTGATAGGGGGGAGCTGGTTCCAGACAACATAATAATCGAGTTAACACTCAACACACTTAGAAATATGTTGAGGGAATTTGGTGGATACATACTGGATGGATATCCAAGGACAATTGCACAAGCTGAAGCCTTAGAGCAAACAGAAATGAAGCCGGAAATAGTCATAGATATAAGGTTAAGTGAAGAGGAATGCGTCAAGAGGTTGACGAGTAGAAGGTACTGCCCAAAATGTGGTGAAATATACAACATGATACTGAAACCTCCGAGAATAGATGAAATATGCGATAAATGTGGAAGCAAACTACTGGTTAGGGATGATGACAAGGAGGATGTTGTTAGAAGGAGGTTTAAAGAATACTACGTTAAAACCAAACCAGTTATGGAATACTATGAAAAGCTTGGAAAGCTTAGAGTTATAGATGGAAGTGGAAGCGTAGATGAAGTATCGAGGAGAATTATTGGAGAATTAGGGTTGTGATAGGGCCTTTAAAACATTATCAACATTACTTGGGACTACGGGAGGTTCACCCACAACACGTAAAGTTGCTGAAACATCTTTCAAACCAAACCCAGAAATCACGCATACCACAACATCACCCCCATCAATTATGCCAGACTCAAACAGCTTCTTAGCTAAAGCTAATGGGGCTGCTGCGGCAGGCTCCGCATAAATCCCCTCAAATCTTGCAAGCATCTTATAAGCTTCAATGATTTCATCATCAGAAACAGCTTCAACAAGACCATTACACTCCCTCAAATACCTATTTAGGAGTGGCCAGCCAACAGGATTTCCAACGGCAATAGCGCTTGCAATGGTTTTAGGCTCCATGACGGGCTCCACAAATTCACTATTGGATTTAAATGCTTTAACCATGGGGGCACATCCCTCAGCTTGGACACATGCAATCCTAGGCATACGTCCAATCCAATCAAGGTTTAAAAGCTCCTTAAACCCCTTACATGCACCTATAGCCGCAGTTCCCATACCCACAGATTGAATATACCAATCTGGAGAGCTCCAGCCAAGTTGCTCACAAATCTCGTAGGCAAGGGTCTTTTTACCCTCCTGCCTAATTGGATTCACAACACCACCATTATATATCCATCCAAGTCTATCCGCCACAGCCTTAGCCAATCTACTTGCATCATCAAATGTTCCATCAATGAGGAGTACACGGCTCCCATACATCATTATGGATGCAACCTTCTCTCTAGAAGCATATTTTGGAGCTAAAACTATACTCCCAACATTAGCCAAGGCACAATATGCAGCTTGAGCAACACCAGCATTCCCAGTGGAGAACCCCACAAGTCCAGGAGCCTTCAATTCTAAAGCCCTACTAACAGCAGCTGAGGCCCCCCTATCCTTAAATGACCCTGTGGGGTTAAGTGAATCTAGTTTGAAATATAAATTCTTCAAACCTAGATTTGGACCTAAACGCCTACTCTTAATAAGTTGAGTCCAACCCTCACCCATACTGACAATATTTGAGTAATCCTCTATTGGAATGAACTCCCTATAACGCCACATATTAAACCCCCTAAGAGATATCTTAGCCTTACTCACAATAGATCCTATGACATCATAATCCATTTGAAACTCAACTATGGAACCACAATTCAAACAGAAGTTTATGTTCTGATGATGATCAAATTCACATCCACACCTAACACACTTCAAAGAAGCAATCCTACTGGGCAAATAAATCACCACAAATAGACTACACACCACAACAATATAACCACTACTATGGGGATTCAAAAACGTTAAAAACAAATCACATAAGTACATTTAATTGAGGTGAAATTGTTTGGGAACTGAAAATTCACGTAAACTATATGAACGTGCAATGAAGGTTACGCCTGCAGGGGTTAGTTACGCGATAAGATACTTTGAACCATACCCAATATACGTAAAGAGGGCAAGTGGATGCAGAGTATATGATGTGGATGGAAACGAATATGTGGATTACTGGGTTGGTCATGGTGCACTAATAATGGGACACAACCCACCAATAATGCTGAAGGCTTTAAGGGGAATAATAGAAGTTGGAACACACTTCGGACTACCACATGAATATGAAGTGGAATTTGCAGAGCAAGTTGTAAAGATGGTTCCAAGTGCAGAGATGGTTAGATTCACAAATAGTGGTACAGAAGCCAACATGTACGCCATAAGATTGGCGAGGGCATACACTAAGAGAGTGAAGATAGGTAAGATGGAGGGGGGATGGCATGGAGGGTATGATGCACTACACGTTGCAGTAAACTACCCATTCGAAAAACCAGAATCAGCTGGACTAACTGAGGGAGCAACGAAAGACACGATCCCCCTACCATTCAACGACCTTGAAACAATAAGTAAAGTTATGAGGGGGAATGAGCTTGCATGCATAATAGTTGAACCAATACTTGGAGCTGGAGGATGCATACCCCCAGAAGATGGATTCCTACAAGGATTAAGGGAACTATGCGACGACTACGATACACTACTAATATTCGATGAAGTAATAACTGGATTCAGACTATCACCTGGAGGGGCTCAACAATATTATGGCGTTAAACCAGACATAACAGTGTTGGGGAAAGCTGTGGGTGGAGGTGGGTTAAGCATAGGAGCTGTATGTGGTAGGAGAGATATTATGGAGCTAATGGATCACATAAAATACAAGGATAAGAGTGAAAGGGTATTCCATGGGGGGACATACGTTGCAAATCCATTGGTAAGCTACGTTGGAACAATAATGCTTAGGGAGTATGAGAAGGGATACATATATCCACACATAAACAAGCTTGGGGAGAAGCTTAGAAATGGATTAGAGGAAGTTTTCAGCAAGTACAATGTAAATGCACATACAACTGG encodes:
- a CDS encoding inorganic phosphate transporter gives rise to the protein MLDTTTILLAIGLALSFLLSISMGANDAATPTDCAVGARVVSIRRAITLFAIFTFIGATTQGFMVMKTIGKGVVSEIDIAGAVSISIATSIWVLYCSYRGLDVSVTHTTIGSVIGYGLAAYGLSGVNYDVLWNVVISWITSPLSAIALSYILYKLTAKILTGKPWTYRLEQAISAILIISLCFSAYSFGANDVGNATGAYVTVAMKVGRMPDYHTMLLLSIMGAIGIAIGGFVWGKNVIETVAFRITRIDVITGAIAEFSNALVVYLFTTIPYMIFGYGMPISTSIASNSSIIGVGLAKDYKAVNYRTVFKLVAGWISTIPMAAMISAIIYMALKMMVGVPTI
- a CDS encoding DUF47 family protein → MNLKPTYSAIWFGRKRELEVLNIVKVHFECILSTISALRDLVYTVCDGNFDEADRIFKIIFQRERDADDVKEKILDELSKGPFHPADKEEIMHLILTADDIASNAKSAGRKFCMARGAILPKDIGDGLRVLADLSFQITSKLKDAFEVLVMDPRKAVDVAEEVERLEEKIDDHRVGLIMMILSWGENYPKISRWLMIKEAVENIEAVVDKCEDTADVIRMISISRV
- a CDS encoding threonine synthase — its product is MPSRIASLKCVRCGCEFDHHQNINFCLNCGSIVEFQMDYDVIGSIVSKAKISLRGFNMWRYREFIPIEDYSNIVSMGEGWTQLIKSRRLGPNLGLKNLYFKLDSLNPTGSFKDRGASAAVSRALELKAPGLVGFSTGNAGVAQAAYCALANVGSIVLAPKYASREKVASIMMYGSRVLLIDGTFDDASRLAKAVADRLGWIYNGGVVNPIRQEGKKTLAYEICEQLGWSSPDWYIQSVGMGTAAIGACKGFKELLNLDWIGRMPRIACVQAEGCAPMVKAFKSNSEFVEPVMEPKTIASAIAVGNPVGWPLLNRYLRECNGLVEAVSDDEIIEAYKMLARFEGIYAEPAAAAPLALAKKLFESGIIDGGDVVVCVISGFGLKDVSATLRVVGEPPVVPSNVDNVLKALSQP
- a CDS encoding adenylate kinase, whose product is MRKIVIMGPPGSGKGTQAKIISEKYGLPHISIGDILRENIMKRTELGALVKQYIDRGELVPDNIIIELTLNTLRNMLREFGGYILDGYPRTIAQAEALEQTEMKPEIVIDIRLSEEECVKRLTSRRYCPKCGEIYNMILKPPRIDEICDKCGSKLLVRDDDKEDVVRRRFKEYYVKTKPVMEYYEKLGKLRVIDGSGSVDEVSRRIIGELGL
- a CDS encoding aspartate aminotransferase family protein: MGTENSRKLYERAMKVTPAGVSYAIRYFEPYPIYVKRASGCRVYDVDGNEYVDYWVGHGALIMGHNPPIMLKALRGIIEVGTHFGLPHEYEVEFAEQVVKMVPSAEMVRFTNSGTEANMYAIRLARAYTKRVKIGKMEGGWHGGYDALHVAVNYPFEKPESAGLTEGATKDTIPLPFNDLETISKVMRGNELACIIVEPILGAGGCIPPEDGFLQGLRELCDDYDTLLIFDEVITGFRLSPGGAQQYYGVKPDITVLGKAVGGGGLSIGAVCGRRDIMELMDHIKYKDKSERVFHGGTYVANPLVSYVGTIMLREYEKGYIYPHINKLGEKLRNGLEEVFSKYNVNAHTTGDGSMVGIHFTKKKPKNAREASEGKNEELAKEYHRFLLENKIIVVKPTLPHTFISYAHTEREIQQLIDVTEEFAKKHKGE